Within the Plesiomonas shigelloides genome, the region CCCCGGGAACGGATGCAGATACTACCTGATTCCTGCGTTATGTCAACACCCGAAACCAGAATTAACGGCCATCTGGCTGACATTCATGCACAATGTGCAGTTTTCAAGCAAAAAAGTCTAGAAGAGCGGTAAAAATCACATTAATCGTGTTTTGTGACGACTTTTATCTCTTTCTATACCGCTATCGCATGCGGTGTCTATCTGATTGTTCAGATATGCAACAAACCTCAGTTCAGTTGTCCTACCGTTTAGGTGACAGCGCGTATATATGGCGCCATTGTTCCACGGCTATACGACAGAGACGTTATGAACCACCTGCTTTTTTCACCTGAACTTTGCCCTTCCCTACGTAATACTGATACCCCAATAACGTCTGCCGGTGTGCGGATGCTGTTTAACCTCAGTAGTGGTCGCCTGACTCAGCAAGGTTGTTTGCATCATCCTAAAAATCGGATCAAGTTTTTCCTGCGCTCATTGCTCACCTTTCCGTGGACGCTACGCTGGCTGAGTACGATTGGCCAAACCGATGCGCTGTGCTCGTTGGCGCAAAAAGAGCCGTCGGTTGCCTTACGTTTGCATCGCCCTTACTTAAGCCGAGGCTTGAATCTGAGCCAGCGCCTAAATTTACTCAGCCAGCACTATCAACTGCTGCTAAATCATCTGCCAAGTGATGTGGTACAAGCGTGCTTGTCCAATGAGGGTTTTACGCTGGCAGAGCTGGAAGGCAAATCAGGGGAGTTTTATCCGGTACAGATCTCCGCGCTGCACTCATTTGATAAAGAAGGCGAGCTATCTTTACGCTTATACAACCCGCAGGGACAAGTACTAGTCACCGTCACCTTCAATTTGATTGAGCTGGAAGGTCGCCCGGCTATCTATATTGGTGGCTTACAGGGACCGCGCCAAAGTACGCCTCATGAAGTGATCAAAGTCGCAACCAAAGATTTACACGGTTTGTTCCCGAAAAAATTGGCGATTGATGCCCTCGCAGCCTTTGTCATGGCTCTGGATGGTCAGCAAATTATCGCCACCAGCAACCAGACGCATATCTACCGTTCACTGCGCTATCGCAAGACCATTCAAGCGGATTACGACAGTTTCTGGGAAACGTTTGCCGGCGAAGCACTCAACTCCGGCCATTACCGATTGGCACTGCCTCTGCCGCGCAAAGCACTGCAAGATGTGGTGAGTAAAAAACGCGGCGAATATCAGCGCCGTTATGCACTAATAGATCACATGAGTAACGAAATTACTCTAAAAATGCATAATAAATCTGCTATTATCCGCACGCCCTGAGCGCAAGGCTAAAAAAGCGATTGCGCGCATTATAATCAGCTAGTGCTGATTCGGTTCAGCCTGTACTATAATAAAGAACTGAACAACTGGCGGTATTACATTGATTGCGGAACATCAGTGACAGTGCTGTGACGTTGTCACTGATTTTTACTTTTTAGGAGTCATCGCGGATGCAGCGCGTCATTGCGGTAACGTTAAATCCGGCTATCGACCTCACCGGTAACATTGATGAATTACACCCGGGTGAGCTGAATCTGGTTAATGATTTCAGCCGTCACTGTGCGGGCAAAGGGATCAATGTCGCTCGTATTTTGGCCGATCTGGGTGCCGACGTTACAGTCACCGGCTTTCTCGGCAATAACAACCAGATGGGATTTGAGAGCCTGTTTGAGCAAAAAGGACTGAAAGATCAGTTCTTGCGCGTCGACGGCCGAACTCGAGTCAACATTAAGCTGGCTGAAAGTAATACCCGCACAACCGAGATTAACTTTCCCGGCTTCCATGTTGATACGGCCATTCAGCAACGTTTGTTCGATCAGCTGCGCCATCAGGCGGGCCCTGACTCGTTGTTTATCCTCAGTGGCAGCCTGCCACAAGGTGTCGAGCCGTGGTTCTATGCCGAATTGATCCGCGCCCTGCGTGCCAAAGGCGCGACGGTTTACTTCGACTCCAGTTCAGCCGCGCTGACGGAGGGGGTAAAAGCCGGTCCACATTTGATCAAACCGAACCTGAAAGAGCTGTCGCACTGGTGCGGTAAAGAGATCACCACCTTAGAACAAGCTCTGCCATTCGCTCATCAGTTACACCAAAACGGTGTAGCGCAGGTGGTGATTTCGGCCAGCTGTCAGGGGGCGATCACGGTCAGTGGACAAGGCGTCTTCCGTAGCATGCCGCCGAAGGTCAATGTGGTCTCTGAAGTGGGTGCCGGTGATACTTTGGTAGCCGGTCTGGCTTGGGCGGCCATTAAAGGCTGGGATATTGCCCAAGGGCTGCGTTTTGCCACTGCGCTGGCAAGCTGGACGGTTTCCGATCATGGCGTGCATGTTCCGTCTATGGAAGCGCTGGACTATGTGCTGAACAACACGCAAGTCGAATCGCTCTAAGGCTATGCGATCTTAAGATTTAGCGCCTAAGCCGTGCGGAATTATCCATAGACAATCCGTGACCGACGATACAAAACAGGAGACCTGAGGTCTCCTGTTTTATTTTGCGCGCCTTATCTTTTACTTCACGACGTTTTGCCGCTAGTTTTGCCTTACGCAGTGCCTCGCGCTTAACCGGCTCGTCCGCGTGATAACCAAACCACCCGTGAGAACATCTGTCGCAACAGACGTGGCACAGAATCGGCTCCGCGCTGCTCCGCCGCTTCCACAATCGCCAGTGCCAAATCTGGTTTCGAGCTTTTGTGGATCGCTTTATCGATCACTCGCCTTGGAGACATCGGAATGCCCTGTGGAATTTGCGCTACTTGGTGAAAAACGCTAGCAAATCCTTCCCGATATAGATACATCTCCATATCCGACACCGGTAAGAAGGTTAACCGCTCTCGCTCAGTGTCATTGTTACGCAGCGCGCCTCGCACCGTTGCGGCATATTTTTTCCCCGCATCATCACCATCGGTCAGCACGTGCCATTCAATCCCCATCCCGCGGGCAAATTTGATCAGCGGCTTTAAGCCACACTGCGCAAACTCGATGATTTTGATCCCTTCCGAATGGAAATGATAACCAGACAAGCTCGCCAGCTGAGTCAGCAACCACACCTCCGTCTCCCCTTCCACCAACAGCCAACTGCGTGCAAATAAAGAAGCTGCGCGGTTAAAGCAGATATGGAAAGCGATGCGGCGGCTGTCCTCACGACTGAGCATGCCAGGGAATACCCGATACGCTGAAACCTTGTTGGAGTTACGCACTAGGCGGCAAATACGCTCCACCGGCACATAGGAAAGCAGCTCACCCGAGTTGGTGGTAGTCAGACGCTGCAACGGCAATTCAGATAGCACGCCCCATGCCACCGACAACATGATCGGGTGCAATCGGGTTTCTGGATCTTCGATGATCAGCAGTGGCCTTGCCTCTGGCGCAAGCGCGTCGATGCCGCGCGAATGCAGTAAGCTGGCAAACATACCCAAAAACAGCAGACGAATATTGCGATTTTCTGGCCGTTTCGCCAATCCACGCAAAATCTCCAATGATTGCCATGAGTTATGCTGCGTTAAATCAGGAATACGGCGCCGTTTTTGCGGCAAAGGGGCTGAGTCATGAATGGCAAAATAGTGCTCTAACAGTTGGCGCGCGGCCTCCAAGCCTTCACGGATCTCACGGTTGGTAATATTTTCTGGGCATTCACTTAAGCTGTGCGCTAACCGGTCGGTTATCTCAGAAAAACCTTCAAGCGGAACCCCGTTCTCGGTCAACTCCTGCGCCCGATGGCGCACCTGCCGCGCATCGCGTAAACGCAGAACCGGATGCAAGCGGATCAGTTGCCGGATCAGCACATCAATATTAGCCACGTGAATCGAACGCCCTGCAGCATCGATGAAATTGCGCCACGTCGCGACGCTACCGTCTTCGCACCACTCGCCTTCGAGGCGAAAGTGGATCCGGTGCAGGTTATCGACCCCGAGCATACACACTGGGCTAAATAGCTGGTATTTGTCCGCAGACCAATGCCCCACGGTGTGCTCGCAAAAGGTCAGTACAATGTGCAGATGACGCTCTTTGGCCGTCTCTTCTCCCGGCGGGTGATAAAAATCACTGACCTGAAAACGATACAACTCTTGCGCAGGCGAAAGGATCAGGCGCAAGGCATCCAACAAACTGGATTTACCCCATGCGTTTTCCCCGATCAGCACCGTATTATCATCCAGCTGCAGTGACAGGCGGTTGATCCCACGAAACCCTACCATCTCAATCCGTTCGAGAAACATCGCTCATCCCCATTACCTGCAATGTAGTTAGCATTATAAGACAGCCTAGCTCGGTCAAGTCTTTTGGTATTTCATCCTGTGGCATCTCACAGATATTGGTAATAATTTGGCGACGTTCCCGCCAAGTGCGTTATAACCTGCTATCGCTGACACATTTCTTTACACGAGTAACCGTTTGCTATAGCTTGGTACAGATATGTCTGTCTGATTTATGGTTAAGGGTTAAAGGATGTACTCCGGCCTTCTGATTGTAATTGTTCCGCTGTTAATCGGTTATTTGCTCCCCGTTCGTCATCCGCGTTTTGCCCCTTGGATCAGCAAAGTCTGTGGTTGGATGGTGTACATCATTCTGTTTTTGATGGGCGCCAGTCTCTCTTACTTGGATAATTTGACCAGTAACCTACAGCACATTTTTAGCACCGCTGTGGTCTTTTTTGTTTGCATCTGCGTTATCAATATGCTGGCGCTGTGCATCATGGATAAGCGCTGGGAATGGCGCGTAAAACTGCACCAACAAAAGCTGCCTTCGCGCCTGCGGATGGCGGTTGATTCTTTGCAACTGCTCGGGGTGGTCGCCGGCGGTTTTATTCTCGGCTTGCTGACGCAACCTTTACTGGCCAATGCCGGAAAAGCCAGTGAATATGCGCTGATATTCCTGCTCTGGCTGATTGGTATGCAGCTGCGCAACAGTAATATGCCGCTGCGCCAAATCCTGCTTAATCGTCGTGGATTGGTGATTGCCGTGGTGGTGTTTTTCAGTTCATTAGGCGGTGGCGCACTGGCCGCTTGGTTACTGGGTCTACCTTGGAATACCGGTTTAGCGATCGCTTCCGGTTTTGGCTGGTATTCACTATCAGGCATTATGCTGACTGATGCGCTGGGGCCGGTGTTAGGCAGCGCAGCATTCTTTAATGATCTGCTGCGTGAGTTAGTCGCGATTATGCTGATCCCATCGTTGATACGCCGTTATACCTCCACTGCCGTCGGCATTGGTGGCGCTACTGCCATGGATTTCACCCTTCCGGTTATCCAGCGCGCAGGCAGCGTTGATTTAGTGCCCGCCGCGATTGTCAGTGGCTTTTTACTCAGCCTGAGCGCTCCGGTATTAATGGCGCTATTTGCGCTCTAATAATACACGCCATACTGACTGAACTTATCAGCATAAACTTCAGGATGCCGTTATCTCTGCAAAATGCAGCAAAGTACAGCGGCTTCCTGAAGTTTACCTCACTCGCCCTACCTTCCCTTTCGTTTATCTACTTGTTTTTCCTTATTTCTTCACTTCACTACACTGATTACGCCAATACTGGGCACTGTTTCACCGTATGCAATTTTTATCGGCTAAATTGATGTACATCAACTGACAGCTAAGTTGCATTTGAAATGTCATTTTATTACCCCTATCCTCGCCCAATAAGAAGCATACTAAATACACCTTATAAAGGGGATAGCAATGTACTGTGTACAATGTGAGCAAACTATACGAACTCCAGCCGGCAATGGCTGCTCCTACGCACAGGGTATGTGCGGTAAAACCGCCGAAACCTCTGACCTACAAGACTTGCTGGTTGCAGTGCTGGAAGGCTTGTCCGCTTGGGCCTTAAAAGCGCGTGAGCTGAATATTATTGATGATGCTATCGATGCGTTTGTCCCAAAGGCATTTTTCTCTACCCTGACCAACGTTAACTTCGATTCTGCGCGTATTATCGAATACACCGAACAAGCCATTGCCATGCGTGAAGCATTAGCTACACGTTGCCGGCAGATTGAGCCTAGCGCCCATGTTGAGCTGCCCGTTGCCGCAATTACCTTAAGCGATCTGAGCATACCAGCGCTGCTGGCACAATCCGCTGACTATGCCCTGAACAAAGACAAAGCCGAATGCGGCGATGATATCCACGGCTTGCGCGTGCTGTGCCTGTACGGCCTCAAAGGCGCAGCCGCCTATCTGGAGCATGCCCGAGTATTAGAACAACAAGATCGCGCTATTTACGCGCAGTTCCACGCGTTTATGGCGTGGTTAGGCAGCAATCCTACCGATGTCACGACCCTGCTGGATAACGCCATGGCAATTGGCCGCATGAACTTTGATGTAATGGCGATGCTAGATACCGGCGAAACCGCACTGTACGGTAACCCAGTACCGACACAGGTGAACGTGCGTCCGGTAAAAGGCAAAGCGATTTTGATCTCCGGTCACGATCTCAAAGATCTCAAAGCCCTGCTGGAGCAAACCGAAGGCACCGGCATCAATGTGTACACCAACGGTGAAATGCTGCCAGCTCACGGTTATCCCGAGCTGAAAAAATACACTCATCTGGTCGGTAACTACGGTAGCGCTTGGCAAAACCAGCAAGCGGAATTTGCGCGTTTTCCTGGCCCAATCATCATGACCTCCAACTGCATTATCGATCCGAATGTGGGTAACTATGCTGACCGCATCTGGACTCGTAGCATTGTCGGCTGGCCAGGTGTTCAGCATCTGGAAGGCGAAGACTTCTCTGCCGTGATCGCGCAAGCGCAAGCCATGCCAGGCTTCCTGCATACCGAAATCGAACAGCTGATCACCGTGGGTTTTGGTCGGGAAACCCTGCTCGGTGCAGCCGATACCGTGATCGATATGGTCGCCGCCAAGCAACTGCGTCATGTTTTCTTGGTGGGAGGCTGTGATGGTAGCCGTGGTGAGCGCCATTACTACACCGATTTTGCCCGCGCCGTACCGCAAGATTGCCTGATCATGACGCTGGCATGCGGTAAATATCGCTTCAACACCTTGGATTTCGGCACCATCGGCGCGCTGCCACGCTTGCTGGATGTCGGTCAGTGTAACGATGCCTACTCCGCCATCATGCTGGCCGTGCGTTTGGCTGAGAAGCTGGGCTGTGGCGTGAACGATCTGCCATTGACGTTGGTGCTGTCATGGTTCGAGCAAAAAGCCATTGTGATTCTGCTGACCCTGCTGTCGCTCGGAGTGAAAAATATCTATACCGGCCCAACCGCGCCAGCGTTCTTAACCGACAATTTGCTCGCCATTTTGAACGAAAAGTTTGGCATGCGCCCAATCACCACCGTGGAAGCTGACTTAGCAGAGATGCTGCCAACCGCCGGATAACCGTGCGCACAGGCTGGAATAACGGCTTATCTCTCGGCTTTTTCGCCAACGCATCACAAAGGCCGCAATGCGGCCTTTATCATCCCTTTTGTTCATTTTGCCGGAATTAGTCCCATGAAGTTGACTGAAACTCGCGCCCCTACTGCCTCGAACACCCATAATACATCCGCGGCCGATTTCAGCGCCGCAGTACAGGATCTGTGCCACCATCCAATGCAGGTGCTAGATATCCATCAAGAAACCCGAGATGTCTGGACTCTTAGCCTTCAACCAGCAACACCTTATGCCTATCAGCCCGGTCAATATGCACTGGTGCGTATTGGCCATGAAAGCCATACCGTTCGCGCATACACCTTATCTTCTTCGCCTGATGTTTCCACCAATTTAAGTATTACTGTGCGCCGTATTGCGAACGGACAAGGCTCGGGATGGCTTACCGAAAAGGTGAACGTCGGAGATACGCTGTGGCTCAGTGATGCCCAAGGTGAGTTTACCTGTGCATCGCACCCTAATAATGCACACTATCTGATGTTGGGAGCCGGTTGCGGGATCACGCCGCTGATGTCAATGGCGCGCTGGCTGTTAGCGTTTCGCCCACAGACGCACATCACGTTGCTGTATCACGCCAGTGATGTTGAAGATCTGATTTTCGCCGACCATTGGCAGCAACTGGCCGCCCGCTTTCCACAGGAACTCACGGTTCATCTGCTTGCCCGTCAGCCGTATTGGCCTGATGAGCTGCGCTCACGGCTAAATCAAGCTACCTTGGAAATGCTGGTGCCGGATATCCGTGAGCGAATTGTGATGACTTGCGGCCCTGAGGGCTACATGCAAAGCGCGGTACAACTGGCTAAGACATTAGGTGTACCGGCGGAGCAGATCCACCAAGAAGCCTTTTTCACTGCAACTGAAGCGATCACTCATACAGATAACGAAAACGCCTGTTCTTTTAATGAACAAGCCGCCGCCCCTAATACGGTGCGTATGCATATTCGCCATGCCTTGCGTGACATCGATGTGCCAGTGGGTACGTCACTCCTTGCCGCCATGGAGCAGCATAATCTACCAGTATTTGCCGCTTGTCGCGCCGGAGTTTGCGGCTCATGCAAAGTGCAAATTATCGCAGGCGAAGTCGACACCACCAGCCAAAGTGGACTGACGCAAGCAGAGATCGAGCAAGGTTATGTATTGGCGTGCAGCTGCCGAATTAAACAGAACATCACTTTGGCCTAAGTGAATATCTTACAGGCATCGAGCTAAGCCAATAAATAAGCCAAGTTATCCGCAGATTTTCTGCGCGGCACTCACCGTGAGCAAACCACCTTCGAGATCCCGTACAAAAAAACGGCCAACATTGTTGTTGGCCGTTTTCTTACGCAAACAGTAAAAGTATCCGTATTACTTTTTGTCGGATGGCTCACTGCTGGTAGCACTATCGTCACTGTTTTTGTCGCTGTCTTTATCAGTAAAGATACCGTGTCCTGAGTTGAGTAGCATCGAAACCAACATATTATTGTCGATTTCTTCACCGTTTAAGATCCGAGCTAGAATCTCGCTACCAAATAATTGCGGCGACAAAATGATATCTGGCTGAACTTTTTTAATCTTATTCAGGTTTTTGCTGTCACTGACCGCCAATACCGTTTTCACGTCTTTGCTCAAATCTTTGGCTGACAAGACCACAAACGCGTTATCGGCATCATTATCGCTCAAGGCCAAAATCGCTCGGCAGCTATCGATACCGGCTTTTTTCAGCACAGCGCTGTCATTACTGTCACCAGAGATAATATCGAACTTGCCACCTAAACGCTGCTCCAGTTGATTGGCTTCATCCTCCGACAAATTAGTGATAACGGTAACATTTTGACCACGTTGCTTGAGCTGCAAAATAGTATTGATCGCCAAAATGGAATGTCCGCAGACAATAAAGTGATCTTTACGATTCATAGTATGCTTGTTCCCTTTCACTAGTCGGTTCAGCCCTCCACTGATCAGTGGGCCGAAAATAGAAGTCATGGATGTCGCAAATACGGTAATGCCAGAAATGATGACCGAGATGGTAAATAATCGCGCCGCCTCAGATACCGGCACGATATCCCCGTAGCCCACGGTGGTCATGGTCTCTATCGAGAAATAAAATGCCGTCATCAGACTATGAATTTTAGGGTTAAATCCTTCCCCTAAATACAGCGAGCCATAGGTTGAGTAAAACAACAAAGTCGCAAAACTGATGAAGGCAAAAATACTACCGGCAGTAGCACTGCTATGGGAAAAATCTTTACGCAGTAAAACCAGCACCAGAATAGAAAAAATACAAAATCCGATACTGAATTTTAAATAAGGATAAAAATGAATAGTGTAGATCAGCGTGATCAATAGCAGAATAATACTAATAGCCCACGCAAGTTTGGCCCGAAATAGCAAACCTAACGAGTTCAGGACGAGGAATACCCCCAACATAAACAGCGGGGCATTTGCCAATAATGACAAATTCAAACCAGAGAAGGCATGGATATGGAAAATATCCAGCAGATTGACCGACATGCCATAGATGGTTTTAAAAATCAGCAACCCATTCAGCAACACGGCCAATGCCGCAATGTCATGCCGAACGGCCATCCACAAATTTACCGTTGTTCGTTTAAATACAGCCCAGTGACTCACTGATACCTCTGCAACCACAAATACTGTTTATCAATTTCTCGCCGATTCAGCACCGATCTGACTCGCCCGATGCCCGAAGCATGCGCGTTATACTAGATGAGGTTATCCGCAGCAATCAAAAGCTTTTCACTGGATTATGTAACGATTAATCACAAAATCATAGCTAACATTGAGGTCTAAATCCGTCAGTCATTACGGTTAAAACCCGCAATTTTCCCCTTCATATAATGCACTACACGGCTGATCAGCGGGATATGCTCATATAACATGGCTCCCATGTCATAGTAGTTACGCTGAAAAATGATCCGTTCGCCTTCCAATCGCAAGTGTGAAGCTCCTTCCACGGAAATATCATCCCCTTGCTCCAAATTGGCATGGGCGTAACTGAGCTCCCAGAGGATAAACACATCATTATCACTGCTAAAGGCACGAATAACTTTTACGCGGTGATAATAGGTTTGCTCAATGATGCGAAAAAAATAGACCTGCAGCTCTTGTACGCTGTAGATTTGCTGTACTGGGTCCATAAACACCACATCATCGGCATACAAATCAGGGAAATGCGCGATTTTCTCGGCAGTCAGTTCGGCATACGCGGCGCTGAATTTATCAATCATGGCTTGATGTTGCGCTAACATTCTCCCCTCCTGTTGATAACATCACCGTTAAAAGTATATGCCATCTCCCGCCAAGTGCCGTTAACCGCCAGACAAATCGCTCACCATACACAATAAAAACCACGCAATAAAAAACCGCCTCATGGGCGGCTTTTTATCTGACTCGTTTTGATTTATACCATCAGCTTACTTCACTTCCTCAATAGAGGAGTTATCCGAGCCTTCGGTATTCACTTGATGCGGTAAAATCAGGTTCAGTAACACCGCCACCAGCGATGCCAGACCTACACCTGCCAGCGCAAAGCTGCCGATTTTCAGCTCCAGCGAGCCAATACCGATCGTCAAGGTAATTGCTACGATGGCGATATTGCGGGAAGCGCCTAAATCCACTTTCGCATCAACCAGCGTTTTCAAACCAATTGCCGCGATAGAGCCGAACAGCAGCAGCATGATCCCGCCCATCACAGGCATCGGGATTGAGGTCAGCAGCGCATTGAACTTACCGAAGAATGCCAAGATGATGGCAAAAATCGCCGCCCACGTCATGGTACGCACATTGAAGTTACGGGTGATCATCACTGCACCAGTCACTTCCGCATAGGTGGTCACTGGTGGGCCACCAATCAGACCAGCAAAGCATACGCCCAAACCATCACCAAACAGCGTGCGGTGCAAGCCCGGAGTCTTGGTGTAATCCTTACCGGTTACGCCACCAATCGCCATGACGCCACCGATATGCTCGATACAAGGCGCAATCGCCACCGGTAACATGAAGAGCGCCGCCGCCCAGTTCACTTCCGGCGTAATAAAGGTTGGCACCGCCAACCATGCCGCGGATTGCAGACCGGTGAAATCCACCATGCCAGAGAATGATGCTACGGAATACCCCACCACGACACCGGATAAAATCGGCAGTAAGCGCAGCCAGCCTTTACAAAAGACTGCAGTAACCAGCGTGGTCGCCAGCGATACGCCAGCCAGCGCCAGTGCAGTATCCAACGGGATGATCTGCTCACCGTTCACACGGCCCATCGCCATGTTACAGGCCACTTGCGCCACTGATAGACCGATAACCATGATCACAGGCCCAATCACTACTGGCGGCAACAAGCGGTGCACAAAGCCCACCCCTTTGGAGCGGATAATGCCAGCAAACAGGAAGTACATCAGGCCGGCCATGCACAGGCCAAACATAGTGGATGGCACACCCCAGGTTTGGGTGGCATAGATAATCGGGGCAATAAAGGCAAAACTCGATCCCAGAAAGATCGGCACTTGATTACGCGTTGATAACTGAAATAACAGTGTTCCCACGCCGGCGCCCAACAGGGCCATTGAAGGGTTCAATCCCGTCAACAGAGGAACGAGCACCATAGCACCGAAGGCGACAAACAGAATTTGCAACCCGGCAATACTTTGCTTTATCTGGGAGAACATGCGGATCCTTAGCAACAACAATATAAGGCAATAACGTGACTTAACCCTCGGGGGTTACCGAGTGGATAAATCCGGATCCTGCTTGTAAAACGGTGTGATAGGAATAAAGGGTGCGAAAGGAATATCTCGATACCCAGTAAGGCACAAAACTCGCGATAGATCGCTCATTACACCTTACCGTGTTTCAGGATGTTACAGAGAAAACATCCACCGACACTCAATATCAGCAACACACAAGCATCGAGAATCAGATACTACTCGATTCAGCGGCAAATAGCAAACGTTTGCAGCAAAATAGAAAAAAACGGCACCTTGTAAGGCACCGTTTCCATAAAAATCGTGCTCATCACGACATACAGGCGTTTTTATTCTGCGCTGTCGTCTTTGTACTTCGCTGCGGTTTCTTTAATCAACGCTTGCAGTTCGCCCTTTTGCGCCATCTCCAGCATGATGTCGCAACCGCCAACCAATTCGCCTTCAACCCACAGCTGTGGGAAGGTTGGCCAGTTAGCAAATTTTGGCAATTCAGCACGAATATCTGGGTTTTGCAGGATATCAACGTAAGCAAAACGCTCACCACAAGCCATCAGCGCTTGCACGGCTTGGGCAGAAAAACCACAGCTCGGTAATTTTGGCGAGCCTTTCATGTACAAAATGATTGGGTTTTCAGCCAGTTGTTG harbors:
- a CDS encoding VirK/YbjX family protein; translation: MNHLLFSPELCPSLRNTDTPITSAGVRMLFNLSSGRLTQQGCLHHPKNRIKFFLRSLLTFPWTLRWLSTIGQTDALCSLAQKEPSVALRLHRPYLSRGLNLSQRLNLLSQHYQLLLNHLPSDVVQACLSNEGFTLAELEGKSGEFYPVQISALHSFDKEGELSLRLYNPQGQVLVTVTFNLIELEGRPAIYIGGLQGPRQSTPHEVIKVATKDLHGLFPKKLAIDALAAFVMALDGQQIIATSNQTHIYRSLRYRKTIQADYDSFWETFAGEALNSGHYRLALPLPRKALQDVVSKKRGEYQRRYALIDHMSNEITLKMHNKSAIIRTP
- the pfkB gene encoding 1-phosphofructokinase, giving the protein MQRVIAVTLNPAIDLTGNIDELHPGELNLVNDFSRHCAGKGINVARILADLGADVTVTGFLGNNNQMGFESLFEQKGLKDQFLRVDGRTRVNIKLAESNTRTTEINFPGFHVDTAIQQRLFDQLRHQAGPDSLFILSGSLPQGVEPWFYAELIRALRAKGATVYFDSSSAALTEGVKAGPHLIKPNLKELSHWCGKEITTLEQALPFAHQLHQNGVAQVVISASCQGAITVSGQGVFRSMPPKVNVVSEVGAGDTLVAGLAWAAIKGWDIAQGLRFATALASWTVSDHGVHVPSMEALDYVLNNTQVESL
- a CDS encoding ATP-dependent nuclease, with protein sequence MFLERIEMVGFRGINRLSLQLDDNTVLIGENAWGKSSLLDALRLILSPAQELYRFQVSDFYHPPGEETAKERHLHIVLTFCEHTVGHWSADKYQLFSPVCMLGVDNLHRIHFRLEGEWCEDGSVATWRNFIDAAGRSIHVANIDVLIRQLIRLHPVLRLRDARQVRHRAQELTENGVPLEGFSEITDRLAHSLSECPENITNREIREGLEAARQLLEHYFAIHDSAPLPQKRRRIPDLTQHNSWQSLEILRGLAKRPENRNIRLLFLGMFASLLHSRGIDALAPEARPLLIIEDPETRLHPIMLSVAWGVLSELPLQRLTTTNSGELLSYVPVERICRLVRNSNKVSAYRVFPGMLSREDSRRIAFHICFNRAASLFARSWLLVEGETEVWLLTQLASLSGYHFHSEGIKIIEFAQCGLKPLIKFARGMGIEWHVLTDGDDAGKKYAATVRGALRNNDTERERLTFLPVSDMEMYLYREGFASVFHQVAQIPQGIPMSPRRVIDKAIHKSSKPDLALAIVEAAEQRGADSVPRLLRQMFSRVVWLSRGRAG
- a CDS encoding lysine exporter LysO family protein, whose translation is MYSGLLIVIVPLLIGYLLPVRHPRFAPWISKVCGWMVYIILFLMGASLSYLDNLTSNLQHIFSTAVVFFVCICVINMLALCIMDKRWEWRVKLHQQKLPSRLRMAVDSLQLLGVVAGGFILGLLTQPLLANAGKASEYALIFLLWLIGMQLRNSNMPLRQILLNRRGLVIAVVVFFSSLGGGALAAWLLGLPWNTGLAIASGFGWYSLSGIMLTDALGPVLGSAAFFNDLLRELVAIMLIPSLIRRYTSTAVGIGGATAMDFTLPVIQRAGSVDLVPAAIVSGFLLSLSAPVLMALFAL
- the hcp gene encoding hydroxylamine reductase, yielding MYCVQCEQTIRTPAGNGCSYAQGMCGKTAETSDLQDLLVAVLEGLSAWALKARELNIIDDAIDAFVPKAFFSTLTNVNFDSARIIEYTEQAIAMREALATRCRQIEPSAHVELPVAAITLSDLSIPALLAQSADYALNKDKAECGDDIHGLRVLCLYGLKGAAAYLEHARVLEQQDRAIYAQFHAFMAWLGSNPTDVTTLLDNAMAIGRMNFDVMAMLDTGETALYGNPVPTQVNVRPVKGKAILISGHDLKDLKALLEQTEGTGINVYTNGEMLPAHGYPELKKYTHLVGNYGSAWQNQQAEFARFPGPIIMTSNCIIDPNVGNYADRIWTRSIVGWPGVQHLEGEDFSAVIAQAQAMPGFLHTEIEQLITVGFGRETLLGAADTVIDMVAAKQLRHVFLVGGCDGSRGERHYYTDFARAVPQDCLIMTLACGKYRFNTLDFGTIGALPRLLDVGQCNDAYSAIMLAVRLAEKLGCGVNDLPLTLVLSWFEQKAIVILLTLLSLGVKNIYTGPTAPAFLTDNLLAILNEKFGMRPITTVEADLAEMLPTAG
- the hcr gene encoding NADH oxidoreductase, translated to MKLTETRAPTASNTHNTSAADFSAAVQDLCHHPMQVLDIHQETRDVWTLSLQPATPYAYQPGQYALVRIGHESHTVRAYTLSSSPDVSTNLSITVRRIANGQGSGWLTEKVNVGDTLWLSDAQGEFTCASHPNNAHYLMLGAGCGITPLMSMARWLLAFRPQTHITLLYHASDVEDLIFADHWQQLAARFPQELTVHLLARQPYWPDELRSRLNQATLEMLVPDIRERIVMTCGPEGYMQSAVQLAKTLGVPAEQIHQEAFFTATEAITHTDNENACSFNEQAAAPNTVRMHIRHALRDIDVPVGTSLLAAMEQHNLPVFAACRAGVCGSCKVQIIAGEVDTTSQSGLTQAEIEQGYVLACSCRIKQNITLA
- the kch gene encoding voltage-gated potassium channel protein — its product is MSHWAVFKRTTVNLWMAVRHDIAALAVLLNGLLIFKTIYGMSVNLLDIFHIHAFSGLNLSLLANAPLFMLGVFLVLNSLGLLFRAKLAWAISIILLLITLIYTIHFYPYLKFSIGFCIFSILVLVLLRKDFSHSSATAGSIFAFISFATLLFYSTYGSLYLGEGFNPKIHSLMTAFYFSIETMTTVGYGDIVPVSEAARLFTISVIISGITVFATSMTSIFGPLISGGLNRLVKGNKHTMNRKDHFIVCGHSILAINTILQLKQRGQNVTVITNLSEDEANQLEQRLGGKFDIISGDSNDSAVLKKAGIDSCRAILALSDNDADNAFVVLSAKDLSKDVKTVLAVSDSKNLNKIKKVQPDIILSPQLFGSEILARILNGEEIDNNMLVSMLLNSGHGIFTDKDSDKNSDDSATSSEPSDKK